A window of Aquibium oceanicum genomic DNA:
GCGCCGGCAGCCCCTTCGGCTCTCTGCGTGTGGCGGCGAAGAGCCTCGCCCTGCTGGCGGCCTCACCGCTCCGGGCTTTCGCGAGCCTTTTACGCACCGGTTCGATGTCGGCGGCGCTCTATCCCGTCCACGTGGCGCTCGGCAGGGTACTGGCCGAGTTCGGCTATGCGAATGAACAATACCGTCACGCTGAAAAGAACTGACGCGGCGGCGATCGCCTCGCGGATTTCGCGGCGCACCGTGGAGACGGTGATCGCCACCGTCCTGTTCTCGATCATCATGATCTCCTTCCGACCGTTCGATCCCGCAGGTCCGGAAACGGCGGGTGGCGACATCGTCAACCAGATCGGCTTCAGCGCGCTCGGCGGCGCGGCCGTCTTCAGCCTCTTCGCCTTCGTGGACCGGCGCGTACTGACATCCCTCGTCAGCCCCTGGTGGCTGCTGATGATGGCCTTCTTCATGCTATCGGTGCTGAACGCAACGGATCCCATGGGGGCTTTCCGCACCGCCATGTTCACCTTCATCGGCATCATCACCGTCGCCGCGGTGTTGACGGTCCCGCGAGATGCCGACTCGTTCTCGACCGTCCTGGGCGTAGCGGGAATACTGGTCGTAGTGCTCTGCTACGTCGGCCTCTTCCTCTATCCGGGCATCGCCATCCACACCTCGGCATCCGCAGAACCGCAGCATGCCGGGCTGTGGCGTGGCCTGTTCTCGCACAAGAACGTGGCCGGCCCGGTGATGGCCGGCCTCTCCTTCGCCGGCTTGTATCTCTTCCGCCGCGGGCGGCGCTGGGCCGGTGCCATCCTGTTTGCCACCGCGCTTTTCTTCCTGACGCATACGGGCTCGAAGACGACGGCAGGTATCGTACCTCTGGCAATCGTCATGGTGATGGGTCCGAGCCTCTTCGGGATGCGCAAGCTCGTCCCGGTCATCTTCGCGATCGCGTTGATCCTGTCCGCCGTGGCCACCGTCGGCATCGTGATCTCGCGCCCGCTGTGGGACCTGTCGCAGCAACTCTCGCCGGGCCTGACCTACACGGGCCGCACCGCGTTGTGGAGCTTTTCGCTCGACATGCTGGCGAACCGTCCATGGTTCGGGTACGGCTACGAGAGCTTCTGGGGAACGCCGTTCCTGCTCAACCAGGACCAGCCGTTCGACCGCAGTTGGGACATCCGCAACATCGTCCACGGCCACAACGGCTATCTGGATATCGCCGTTCTCATGGGCCTGCCTGCGCTCGTCGTCGCGGTCATGACGTTCCTTGTGGTGCCGATGGTGGATTTCCTGCGCGTCAGCCACCGCCGCGAGAACGTGTTCCTCGCCGACCTGTTCATGATGATCCTGATCTTCACCTCGCTGAACGCGTTCCTCGAGAGTTTCTTCTTCCGGAGGGCAGACCCCGTCTGGCTGTTCCTCGTGCTGGCGACGTTCGGCCTCCGCTACGTGGCGCGGTTCCCGGTGCAGCCGAAGGTTCCCGACTGACGCCGTTGCGCTGGCTTCGCTTCGGGTGCTAACCCGCCACCGAACGGAGAAAGCAATCATGAGCGTCAAACTGCTTCTGGTCGGCTGCGGCAACATGGGTTTCGCCATGCTGGACGGATGGGTGCGTTCCGCCAAGCTCGTCCCGGGCGAGGTCTTCGCGATCGAACCGAACGAGGCGCTGCGCGACCGCGCGGCGAGGCTCGGAGTCCCCGTTGCCGCGTCCGCCGACGACATCCCGGCCGACACCGATCCGACCGTGGTGATCTTCGCGGTGAAGCCGCAGATGATGCGCGAGGCCGTTCCGGCGTATCGCCGCTTCGCGGACAAGGCCGCCTTCGTCAGCATCGCCGCCGGCACCGGCGTGGCGGCGCTGCAAGACCTGCTTGGAAGCGACGCCGCGATCATCCGCTGCATGCCGAACACGCCGGCAGCGATCGGCAAGGGAATGATGGTCGTCTACGCCAACCCAAATGTTTCACCCGAGACGAGGGAGTTCGTCACCGAACTCCTGTCGGCGAGCGGCGAGGTGGCGGAGATCGACGACGAACGGCTGATGGATGCGGTGACGGCGGTTTCGGGCTCAGGCCCGGCCTACGTGTTCCACTTTATCGAATGCCTTGCCGCGGCCGGCGAAAAGGTCGGCCTCCCGGCGGACGTGGCGAAGCTGCTCGCCATGCAGACCGTCTACGGCGCCGCGAGCCTCGCCCGAGAAAGCGGCGAGGAACCGGGACGGCTTCGCGAGCAGGTGACCAGCCCCAACGGCACGACGGCGGCGGCTCTCGGCGTGCTGATGGGCGAGGACCGGCTGAAGTCGCTGGTGGCGGACGCGGTGGAAGCCGCGCGTGCGCGCGGGGAAGAGTTGGGCAAGAGCTGACGCACTGGGGCCCATGGCGGGGCTAAAGCCCGAGGCTTTGCTTGATGGTCAAGGCGCACTCCATGGCAGAGGCGGTCGAGGTATCCACCTCGAGATCGTACTGCATGTCCCGGTGAACTCGGCCGAACTGCCAGCGGGCAAGCCCGGGGAGCCGGTCGCCGCGTACGCTTTCGCGTGCTTCCAGCACCTCGAGCGGAGCAAAGACCCCGACGGCATGAAATGTCACTCCCACGAGGAGTTGGCGATAGGCGTCGTCGCTCTCTCCGATCAGCACGTCGTCGACGATGAGATCGTTGCCTGCGCGTGCCATCGCCGCGACCGCCTCGCGCATTCCCTGCAGCAGGCGACCGCCCACTGGACCCGTTTCGATGGCGACGGCGCTGTGCCCGTCCTCGCTCACGGTCCGGTATCGAAAGGTCTCGGGATGATCCTGTAGCGCCTCCGGCAGCATGTCCAGGAAGGAGTCCATCTGCACGTGTAGAAAGGGTGTCGCGGCAATTGCCTGCAGCGCCTTGGCGATCGAACTCTTGCCGGCGCTGCCCACCCCGTTGAGAAGGACGACACGCCCGGGCATGGTGTTAGCCTGCATTGCCGTGCAGCATTTCGTCCTGCCGCTGCCTCAGCGCCCAGAGACGCGTCGAACGGTCCGGCGCGGCGTTGTCGGCGGTGAGGAGTTCGCCCTTGCGCACGGCTTTAAGCACCTTGCCGGCTTCG
This region includes:
- a CDS encoding chloramphenicol phosphotransferase CPT family protein is translated as MPGRVVLLNGVGSAGKSSIAKALQAIAATPFLHVQMDSFLDMLPEALQDHPETFRYRTVSEDGHSAVAIETGPVGGRLLQGMREAVAAMARAGNDLIVDDVLIGESDDAYRQLLVGVTFHAVGVFAPLEVLEARESVRGDRLPGLARWQFGRVHRDMQYDLEVDTSTASAMECALTIKQSLGL
- the proC gene encoding pyrroline-5-carboxylate reductase; translation: MSVKLLLVGCGNMGFAMLDGWVRSAKLVPGEVFAIEPNEALRDRAARLGVPVAASADDIPADTDPTVVIFAVKPQMMREAVPAYRRFADKAAFVSIAAGTGVAALQDLLGSDAAIIRCMPNTPAAIGKGMMVVYANPNVSPETREFVTELLSASGEVAEIDDERLMDAVTAVSGSGPAYVFHFIECLAAAGEKVGLPADVAKLLAMQTVYGAASLARESGEEPGRLREQVTSPNGTTAAALGVLMGEDRLKSLVADAVEAARARGEELGKS
- a CDS encoding O-antigen ligase family protein; its protein translation is MNNTVTLKRTDAAAIASRISRRTVETVIATVLFSIIMISFRPFDPAGPETAGGDIVNQIGFSALGGAAVFSLFAFVDRRVLTSLVSPWWLLMMAFFMLSVLNATDPMGAFRTAMFTFIGIITVAAVLTVPRDADSFSTVLGVAGILVVVLCYVGLFLYPGIAIHTSASAEPQHAGLWRGLFSHKNVAGPVMAGLSFAGLYLFRRGRRWAGAILFATALFFLTHTGSKTTAGIVPLAIVMVMGPSLFGMRKLVPVIFAIALILSAVATVGIVISRPLWDLSQQLSPGLTYTGRTALWSFSLDMLANRPWFGYGYESFWGTPFLLNQDQPFDRSWDIRNIVHGHNGYLDIAVLMGLPALVVAVMTFLVVPMVDFLRVSHRRENVFLADLFMMILIFTSLNAFLESFFFRRADPVWLFLVLATFGLRYVARFPVQPKVPD